Genomic window (Ananas comosus cultivar F153 linkage group 16, ASM154086v1, whole genome shotgun sequence):
ttagtgccatcaAAGAGtgggggtcgattgatgttactgCCCTCGGCCATAGTTTACAACCTAtacctgctctgataccacttgtaagatatggattccgaggatctaaaaggtaaaaacacctagaggggggtgaatagatGTAAAcggcaaaaaaataaaactctcGATATGAAATAAAActaaatagcggaaaataaaagcaacacaccgagatttaacgtgggaaaacttcaatccggagtgaaaaacccacgggaccgatcacacgaagaaatccactaagaaaacttgagtacaagtgatttacccAAAATACACggctcaatttaccgaattctcGATATAGATTGTCTTCGCCAGTCCTCAATCGAtcggaatcctccaatcgaccccGCTGCAACTCCTTGCCGCGCCAACACCTGGATTCCTCAaggcgtccaccgaatcctcggcttcacgcgataTCCACGCGCCAACCCCTCCTTCCGGAGCTCGTAGAATAGACGATTTGTTGTGATTAAGACTTAGAATACCATAGGCGATGAGGGTTCACTTTCTAATCAATCATCAACTTGATTCACGGAGAAATTCTCAAGTTAAAAcctaagaatcaagtcgattgtTGATAATTCGAAACTTGTTAAAAGAGTAGAACAAGTTTTTAGAGTTTTAGAAAGGTAGAAATTCTAAGCATTATCTTCTATGATcacccccatggcttatttataggtttagaagacttagaagtggACTAGAATTGCAAAaggtctattttaaaaaaactgatGTCGTccttagggaccggtcctctcgaggagaccagTCTGTGAGTGACCGGTCCCTCGGgtgggagaccggttccccgcTGTGTGGctgaaaaaccaacgttcgggaaccggtctctcgtgccagagaccggtctctcgctacgagtcaaaaatcccaacgttcgggaaccggtctcttgtgccagagaccggttgcctcgcacTAGAGACCGGTCTCTTATACCAGGAGACCGGTTTCCACAGGATTTCACGCAGAGAggactctcgggaaccggtctctcatctcaagggaccggtcccagcacatTGAAAACTTCAGTTTGTGTTTTCTATAGCaatccaagtcttctaaacttataTTTAGGTAGTTTAAAcacaccacaaatgatctaacattcatacctgaggtgtcgagctttccgaataggtctttgattcttcaaagtgaatcttctcttcaaaactttgcgatcaactcttcaagactccattcgactttctgaaatccgccaacctagaaaatccttaacaatacCATCAACACTACGAACAAAATTGGttacaaatgaaaaaaaaagaagccgaGACATATGTTGGAAAGGTGAAATCCTCATGGCATTTGAGTGGTTGCACCATTATGTCGGGTGGTTGGACTGACTTGAAATGAAAAGCATTCACTAATGTCATTGCATATTCACCTGGAGGTGCGATTTTTATGAACTCTTTTGAATGCTCAAAAATGAGAAAAACTGCTATGTATCTTAAAGATATTTTATCATTTGTAATTGAAGATATTGGGCCAGATAATATTATCCAACTAATCACTGATAATGGTAGTAATTTTCTAGCAGCAGGCGACATGCTTTTGGGAAAGTATCCAAGTATGTACAAAACACGATGTGCGGCACATGGGTTATAATTACttttaaaagatatatataagaatGTTGAATGGGTGCGAATCGTGATTGATGAGGCGAGGTTGATTGAAAATCATATGTACAAGCACACCGTTCTCTTGGCATTGATGCGAGAAGCTACTCACAAAGAATTAAAGCATCCATGTGCTACAAGATTTGCTTCAAATTTTCTTGTGTTGCAATCACTTGTAGATGTTGAGAATGAATTAAGGCTTTTTGTTGCTTCTGCTGAATGGAGAGAAAGTAACTTAAATAAAAGTCGGCAAGCAAAGAAAGTAACTGAGCTAGTCCAAAATAATGAATTTTGGAATAGAGCAAAGGAGGTCCTACAAGCTTTAGTGCCTATTGTTCGAGTCCTACGTTTAGTTGATGGTGAGGGATCTACTTCTGGATACTTATATGATGCTATGGAAAGAGCCAAAGAAGCAATCAAGTGTCGCTTGGgtaataatcaaaataaattcaTGCGCATATGGGATTTATTTGATGAAAGAAGAAATGAAAATATTATACATCCTATACATGCAGCTGCAGCTCTTCTGAATCCAGCTTATATGTGTCGTGAAGGGTTTAGAGAAAGTCGAGAGATGAAAGATGGCATAGGTTTCATGTTTGAGAATTTAATTCTTCCAGAGGAGAAAGaagattttttaaaacaagTACAACTTTATCgttctagatcaactttaattttCAATTCTACGGCATTGATGATGTTAAAAACCTCACATCCTCGTAAGTTAtgttcttttttaacttttatataattttctttaaatattattaactatTTTTTGTTCTTCGTTACAGGAGTTTGGTGGGATTATTGTGGTGATCCACTTCCATTGCTAAGAAAAAATGTCGTTCGTATTTTAAGCCAACCATGTAGTTCTTCATCCTGTGAGAGAAATTGGAGTACCTATGAAACAGCACgagcaaagaaaagaaatagattATCTTCGGAAATATTAGATAATCTTGTTTATACTATAAGGAATACATTAGCAATGAAAAAGTGGTCCACTTTGGAATCACAAGATTTGGAGCCTATTGATTTAGAAAAACTTCATGAACTTTCGGAGTATATAGATAATGGAAAAGGTGGAGATGGAGACGACGGCgtagaaattaaagaaaattcaTTAACTAACCTCGACCTTTTGTAGTTAAATCAAGAGTCGGAGTTCGCTAATTATAATTACTAAAACTTTCTATGCTGTATGCTTTATGTTTATTCAAGCTTTTATATATGCTTATATGTGGAATTGTGAActttatatagtttttatttgtttattgtttAGACTTTAGATATGCTAGTATGCACTATGCAAAGTGTAAGTTTTATCTTGTATTTTGTTTTCAACTATACTTTATGTGAATCTTCTATGTAATGAACCTTCTATATAGTTTCCAACTATGTGAACCTTCTATGTTACTGAACCTTCTATGAGAACTTTCTATGTATTTAGTTTCCCACTATGCTTGTATGTGAACcttctatattttatatgttttatttagcttctaGCTATGTAGTTTCCAACTATCTTGTATGTAGTTTTCAACTATGCTTGTATGTGAATCTTCtatgttttatatgttttatttagtttcCAGCTATGTAGTTTCCAACTatcttgctatttttttttttacttaattagcttaattttgtagctctttattcttttattcttaagaaatatgagtctttatgctaatagcataaattttgagagaaaaaaatttaatttaatagccgaattttttatcccgaattttaaTTGGGGAACgtataatatttgtataaatcacatatccgaataattggcgaatccattttttaatcgtatttttcaataaatttaaaaatttgaagacgaattttatctaaattatacctgtaccgaatttttgccgaatccgaatttactAACAatgcttcagtgtccccacattGTCGACtagagactcgtctacccagaaagggaagcgacctatgcaccaatctcaccggattaatcaccgtccccgtgatgatctattgatcgggagcatttaggaattaaccaccaatgacacatgtctcaaattctcaacacttgagaatatatgtcatcatcttattaaatCCTTGGACAATTCATGGatacatacacaacatgaatggaaataagtacccaaatttattcataatattttaaaatcaaatacaaatttatgtcctagaaagaatacatgtgtcagccttgttggcttctagggcatacatctaacaatctcctacttgcactaaagccaatcagcCATATACATAAGCCCCATCTTCTCAAGGTGGACTTCCGTCTTTTGCTGGCTAAGTGGTTTAGTCAATGGGTCTTCCACGTTATCCATGGAGTCTACTCTCTGCATCTCGATGTATTTCTTGTTGAGGTAGTCGCGTATAATATGAAACCGCCGCTCTATATGCTTGGACTTCTGATGAGACCTAAGCTCCTTAGTTAGGGCTATGGCGCCATTGTTGTTGCAATATAGTGGTATGGCATCTAATGGCATCACACATAGTTTTGCGACAAATTTCTTGAATCAGAAGGCCTACATCAAATGCGGCGATATACTCTGCTTCCATGGCAGGGTGGttgtttggaactcttccaaTACACCAAGCCACTATTGCACAAAAACACTAATTCTGACGCAAACTTTCTATCGTCAACTTCAGACATAAAGTCTGAATCAGTATATCCTTATCTTTTCAACTCTCTTCCTCCAAAGACCAAGAACATATCCTCAGTCCTTCTCAAGTACTTGAGTATGTTCTTCACAGCAGTCCAATGCTCATTGCCTGGATTAGATAGATATCTGCTTGTGACACTCACAGTAAGCGCGATATCAGGTCGTGTACATAGCATCGCGTATATAAGACTCTCTAAAGCTAATGCAGAAAGGATCTTACTCATACGTTGAATCTCTTCAAATGTATTGGGGCACATTTTCTTAGAGAGATAAATTCCATATCTAAGAGGTAAAAGTCCTTATTTGGAGTTTTCCATGTCGAACCTCTTCAGCACCTCCTCTATGtacattttctgtgagagatCTAGTATCCTTTTATATCTATCTCTATAAACCTTTATCCCCAAAATATAGGATGCTTCCCCTAGATCTTTCATGGAGAATTCTTTAGACAACTATACCTTAACTGAAGTGAGCATTGGAATGTCATTCCCAATTAGGAAAATGTCATCCACGTACAATACAAGGAATGTGACAGCTCTTCCACTGACCTTCTTATAAACTCATGGTTCCTCCTCATTCTTAACGAAATCAAACAATTTAATTACGTCGTTGAAACGAGTATTCCAAGTCCGATAtgcttgcttaagtccataaatgcACCGTTGCAACTTGTATACTTTGTGACTTTCGTCACTGGAAGTGAAACTAAGAGGCTGCTCTATATAGATATCTTCTTCAAGATATCTATTTAGAAAggcagttttcacatccatttgccaGATCTCATAATCATAGTATGCTGCAAGGGCAAGCAGTGTTCGAATGGATTTAAGCATGGCCACAGGTGGCAAGGTCTCCTGATAGTCAATGCATTCACGTTGACTATAACCTTTTGCAACCAGCCTTACTTTATAGGTCTCCACCTTTCCATCCAAAcctatttttcttttgtagatCCATTTACACCTAATAGGTACTATACCTTCTGGTGggtctaccaaaatccaaacctggtTGGAATGCATTGAGTCAATTTCTGACTTCATGGCATCCAACCATTTCTCGGAATCGATGTCAGACATCGCCTCGTTGTAGGTTTTGAGATCATCTCCATGTTCCCTATCTCCCATGAGGAATATTTCCTCTATTTCCTCTGTAATGATACCTAAGTATCTTTTAGGAGGATAGGAGATTCTACTCGACCTACGATGTGGAGGAGGTACTAGATGTACTGGCTCAGCTTGAATAGGTTTTGTAGGTTTGATGACTCGTTGCTCTTCAAAGACTCTCTTTTCAAGCTCAATTTTTCCTCCCACTAGCTCCTTTTtgaataaacttttttttcaaaaaaaaagcatgTCGGCTCATAACTATATTGTGATTCTATgggatataaaaatagtaacctAAAGTTTCTTTAGGATATCCAATAAAACGAGCCCTCTCAGACCTAGCCTTTAACTTGTCCGCCTGTAGTCGCTTAACATAGGCCGGACACCCCCAAATCTTAATATGACCAAGACTTGGTTTCTTACCATGCCACATCTCATACGGTGTGGTAGGAACAGATTTAGAGGGAACTCTATTTAACAAGTAAGCAGCGGTAAGCAAAGTATGTCCCCAAAGAAACAAAGGAGAATCAGTGAAACTCATCATGGATCGAACCATATCCAATAAGGTTCGGTTTCTCCATTCTGACACCCTGTTGAGTTGAGGTGTTTCCGGAGGAGTCCACTGTGAGACTATGCAGTTTTCTTTTAGATAATTTAGAAACTCTCCGCTAAGATATtctcctcctcgatctgatcgaagaaccttgatggatttttcagtttgttttctacttcatatctgaattctttgaacttttcaaaagccTTAGATTTGTGTCTTATAAGATACATATCTCCATACCATAAATAATTATCGGTAAAGAttatgaagtagagataacCACCCCTAGCATGCACCTCAAATGGGCCACACACATTAGTGTGTATCAGGaaaagtatctcaatggccctTTCCCTTTGTCCTACAAAGGataatttagtcaatttttcTTGAAGACAAGATTCACAAACTGGATAAGACTCTGAAGTCAATGAGCCAAGAAGCCCATCTCTATCCAATTTGTTGATCCTTTTTTCTCTAATATGACCAAGCCTGAGGTGCCACATATACTTTAGATTCATCTCATCTCTAGGTCTTTTAGACGCAACAGCATTCACTACTTGCTCAGAAATATTTACAGATACATCCATATGTAAATGATAAAGACTGTCAATCATTAAACCACggccaataattttatttctaaaataaattatgcagtaGTCTTTATCAAAATATAACCATGCTGTGTTAAAAGGAATCAGAAATCAAATTCCTGCTAGCAGGAGGTATGTAATGACAGTCTTTGATAAAACATGTCCTGACGGTAATCGCAAAGGATAGGTGCCAGCTGCCACAGCAGCAACTTTTGCCCCATTGCCTACCCGTAGGGTCACTTCACCTTCCCTAAGCCCTCTACTTTTTCTTGGACTCTACATTGAAGTACAAAAAGCACTAGAATCAGAGTCAATAACTCAACTGGAAGTAGAGGAAACTGTAAGGTTAGTTTTAATTACGAGCAAGTCTGACATACCTTCCCTAATGTGTGTCTTTCCTCTTATTCTTTAGGCTCTCCAGATAGAAAGGACAGTTCCTCTCACAATGACCGTCAATATTACAGTGGAAATATTTTTCCTCTGTTAGCAGCCTTTTTCTTAGGAGCTTCCCTCCTGGACTTGTTCTCCGTCTTTTGTTTCTTCACGGGTTTCTTCTTCTAATTAGACGTTCTTTTGGAAGAGGAAGCCGGCTCCACAGCGAGAAATGTGCCCTTTGAACATTTCAAAATCCCCTATGTTGTAATCAATACGTTCAATAACTCTGCGTTGGTACAGTCGATTTTATTTATATGGTAGTTTACAATAAACTGTCCATATGATACATGAAGGGATTGCAGGATCAGATCAACTTGCAATTCCTTGTCTATTTTCACGCCGAGCTTTTCAAGCTCCTCGAGGTCTTTGATCATTGTCAAACAATGAACATACTGCCCTTCGATTAGTTATTGGACGGTTTGGTAACATGATATTTTCCTGGTCGAGAACAATGTAGAGCTTCTTGGaacttaaaactatttttaagttcCTTAGCCAGTCTTTATAATTAGTTTCAGTTAAGGATTTTGTGTCGAGAATACGAGAGAGATAATTGGAAGCAATCATTAGCTTTGCAGAGAGTAAAGATTCAAGttagatatttatatttgttttggAAATTTGTTTTagggattttaaaaacaaatttagccTCCAACTATTTTCTCGAGTCTCTTACACTCCTCGGGTAGAGAAACGGAAACCCAACGCGACAAAAGATTTTAAGTGGGTACTGCGGTCCCACCAGTTTAACGTACCacctcacctaacagttattggtGATATGCAAACCGATGAGTGAACAACTCTTGTCCAATGTTTCTCAAGCAAATTGCAGTGATCGGTTTCTAAGTCCTGTAggcctcacctgacagttattggccATATTCCTTAGTTAAGTCAGACCCACCGTTCAAACACGTAAGTACAGCCGTCATTGGATCCCTCACCTGACAGTCATTGGGCCCAACCCCATCTTTACTCCGCAGCATCTCATGCTAATAGAGTGGTTGCGCCTTCCCGATACAACTGACCACTGTAACCAGCCGTGCCAATCAACACCCGAAAAACGTCCACACTTCTACAACGGCGGAAGACCGCTCGACTTAATATTTGTGAGGAGATTTAAATTTAGgtctcaaaaatattattttatttatttacatctaatgcaaataatctacgcataaaaatataattaaattggtgatgatcatggatctaAGAAGTGGATTCGAGCTCAAGCCACTGAGTCGGAATCGGGGTCTTAGTGtcataaattacaagcacacaCACGTCATTTGTTTGATCGTCTTCAACTTCTTGATCCGATCCGGAGCTACAATTTGATCCGATCCTATCACATCTTGATCCGACCGCCATCAACTGCTCATCTCGATCAAGTCTTTTTATACTTCTCGACTTGCAATCGATCAACCAATGACATGCAACCATACATTATATAACCcaacaataaaaatgaaataaaaattaactacaTTTGATAACTTTTATCTCTAACCTATTGAGACACGCAGGTCTCCAAATAAATCGGCTTGTGCACGCAGACACAAATATAGCCATCTCTAATACAAAgtccttaatttaaacaaatttaaaattacagaatTCTGCATACACATCAAACATCACATgtcgaaacaaaaataaataggtcgCTATCCATAATCATCACCGATATGTATCTCATACATCAcatacataataaacaatttTGGATATTCTAATTAACCGTTCAACGATGATTCGAAAAATTAGTgactaaattattaaaaacaatcaatcttattgatcatttataattttgatcaacaacttaattttcaaacataaCAACTTGACCTCTTCAAGTTATTAATTCGATCTAATCNCATACATcacatacataataaataattttggaTATTCTAATTAACCGTTCAACGATGATTCGAAAAATTAGTgactaaattattaaaaacaatCAATCTTATTGATCATTTATAATCTTGATCAACAacttaattttcaaacataaCAACTTGACCTCTTCAAGTTATTAATTCGATCTAATCAAAttaggtctctctctctctctctctctctctctctctctatatatatatatatatatatatatatatgcttcttGGCTAGATAATTTTAATCTTGAAGAACATGAGgatggctctgatactactGTGATAAAATTGAGTACGGTAAAAACgtagcggaaaaagaaatcaaacaaatttgattttgaaaactctcgagatccaatctcaaaaaccacgcaattaggatcctttatgttctttaagattaaaagagaatagcaagatcgaatctttacctttttcgcggatagatcttcacctcaacttgatgatcgtggaatcgggttctcttgaagccgcaaacgcatccggcctctataggtatccacacgaggttcttgatttgatcgatgtcctcaccgggatgctagctcccttgcaaaggacatctttcttgctagaatatagaaaagagaggagaagagaaatgacgaatagggttttctaaaaactctcgtatattatatagaggaatataattctctttctaataatataatgacaattaaggataagtacaaatctagatttaaatttatcctttccttaattggttagatcgatcaaatcctaatttgattcgacttgaactttatattaatttgatcttatcaaattaataatgcaacatttgcacataagtcctcttataatttactaactattagtaagtcctctcttgtaacatttatactttaatactactaatttgtaacaattacaaattagttcaattatcaacatattgacaattaagtcctccggcgattcaataatcgcgatctagctatccgatcaatcacaacctcttatgtgtgtgaccccataggttctattctatctggtagtaagatatattttgatcactatcaacaatatcactgaaactcctttcagtggatcggaacaattccaacttagcccaatgagaattatcgatcatctagatatataattctcatgagtcccacaatccaccagtgacacctagcagcatgtagtggcattccagtagaatggaatactgaacctcttggtgcagttaccgtgtgatacagtccttctatcatgagtcccgactagacgaaggttatggaataactcgtcaaaccccatcatctgtcatatgttaaatttattcgactcgagtttctaatatcggaagcACTTTTTCCACTATTAACTCTGTcttggccaaggtcttctaaactcggtctcataaatcacataggactaacacccctatctaccaagaaaaatagattccatctaagtgcgcaccctattcctacaatgaacctactgcagccaacatgcaccgcaaggacccgaatggctagggaccaagtgtatgtacagtcaaactacagtaacctcattgtgaacaACCGAGGCActgcaggtcaaaggaccagtcacactacttcaacattgagtaagtcactgacgagtcaGTAGatatccaagtgacttctcgcgttggtcacgctcggtacccttgttctctaacaaccacctgcatattcgcttcagtatccccacactgtcgactcgagacacGTCTACCCAGAAAGGGAAgtgacctatgcaccaatctcaccggatcaatcaccgtccccgtgatgatccattgatcggaagtatttaggaattaaccaccaataacacatgtctcaaattctcaacacttgagaatatatgtcatcatcttattaattccttggacgattcatggacacatacacaacatgaatgaaaataagtattcaaatttattcataatatcttaaaatccaatacaaatttatgtcctaaaaagaatacatgtgtcggcctgatTGGCTTTTAGCGCATACATCTAACACTAATCTCTAAATTTGTTGAGATATATAGCATCAAACAATTTTCACTTGAAGATTAGGTACTTAACATTCGACTAAGATTAAACAATAACTATTGGCATGATATATACTAATCTCTTAATTTGTGGAGATCGCATCAAACAATTTTCAACGGGAGATTAGGCACATAACACTCGACTAACATTGAACGATAACTATTGGAATGATATATACTAATCTCTAAATTTGTTGAGATTGTTGGTGTAAATCCAAAATTTCcctataacttttattttattcttattaattcttagttaattaattcttatttattagtacttatttttattaatttgttggAACGTACGGCTTTTATTGTGTTGGAGTGGAACGTTGGGATTGTTTTCAACGTTCCATTTACACCCCTATTTATTTCTTTCCACTGTTCATGATAAAATAGGACAAAGAGAAAGTTTGGTATacacatatttttcttttatcattttgacCTATTTTTGTCTTTGATCTTTTTGTCATcggggtgttgaaagagtctccgtcaacctctttCACGTTCGTGTTCGCAGGAGGAGAAATTTCGATCATACCTTGGGACGGTGTTTCCGATTAATCCTGCACGAAGGACAGAAATACGCCTTAGGACAGTatctcgcacgcttccggatcgaTCAAAttctttatttggatttagcaaTTATCTGTAAGTTGAGTTTATTAATTTTGTCACAAATATAGTcagatttaaatcacaatcagatttttcGTTGCGGTAATTGTTCTAACAATTTAAGGCGTAATTCCGatttgattgtgattaaaataTAACGAGTGCTAATccgtattaaattaattttatatgtatataatttgttagttaatttgtttgtataattggcattcaaatataaatttttcggaGATTAGCACTTTAACCTGTAATtgcatattatttaatttcttatttaaattatattttatttggtgattattttatttaaaaaaatgctTTTACCGtagcttttttgttaaaaaaaaaatctcctacTGTATAAAACTctttgaaaaaaatgaaaattttgctacagtaaaaataattttattagtgaGCGATTTAGagttttgctacagtaaaattctttggtaatatatatatatatatgctacagtattttttaaaaaagactgATTGTAcggatgtttttttaaaaaaatatatctcctacagtaaatatttttatagccttgaaaaaaaaatgatttgagtGGGATTCGAAACTACAGTCAGAttgctcattttttttttttaaagaagcaAACACTAACCTCTAAagcacaaatttattttttgtctttattacTGTTTTAGCATTACTTACACTCTATCTGCAGcatcaaataataatttgattgcaTTTGTCATTTGCTCGAAAATatctaattgaaataaaattttaaaattgattggGCCTTTTATTTACTGTTGATGCGAACCCTATTTAAACAtgattaatttcataattttatattttggtgTATCTCAGAAATTGTGGGGGATGCTCTTTTatcagtttgataaattttgatattataattacccttatgattttattttgtttatcctAATGATTAGCTTGGAAaagaatttggtaaaatttaaagttggcaaataaattatattgagacataaatttattagatggttattttttttataatgttacTTATTTGAGTTTTATCAGATCTGATCAGAATCTTGCAGATCACTTGACGAAAAGCGTAAGTAGAACTAAAGTTCTGGTGTCATCGAGGGGGATGAGAATTTGCCCATAAAGGGCCTTCCTGCAGTGGGAAcccaacctttgtgataggagatcccTTAAAGAAGGTTCAATATCGTAAAAACAAGCTGTTAGGCTGGCCAAAGAGCACTTTCTACAGTTTATATAGaggagctttagctccaatTCCATTCATATGGTGAGTAGTGCTCTGTGTAGCGATTGAGGCTGAGCTTATAGCTTTTAATGGGATCCAAGACGGTATTGTCCGCAagatgtgactctacacacatctctggaggaaaccacctatataagagtatccgtatgtgGCCGCGGCTATGCGATGTGGGTTGTCCATTgaaactcttatgaaaaatTAAGGTACTGTGCATGGCCATTAACACACAGATCCGTGACGGAGAATTCTGTACTGTATGTGTAATAGTTGAAGTCAGGGAcaaaggaacgtagttcaaTACCCGATTCACTCCGATTTCTTCTGATGGAAACTATTGACACTAAGTGGGGTTAAGTCTCTTAAAGACACCTCGCCTATTGTATAGTACAAACACCCGgtgatttattaatttattgatttattttgtatttaattctTATTTCGAAATTTTGAATTATGTGGGAGATTGTTGGTGTAAATCCAAAATTTCccaataacttttattttattttattcttattaattcttagttaattaattcttatttattagtacttattttaattaatttgttggaACGTACGGCTTTTATTGTGTTGGAGTGGAACGTTGGGATTGTTTTCAACTTTACACCCCTATTTATC
Coding sequences:
- the LOC109722086 gene encoding uncharacterized protein LOC109722086, which codes for MYKHTVLLALMREATHKELKHPCATRFASNFLVLQSLVDVENELRLFVASAEWRESNLNKSRQAKKVTELVQNNEFWNRAKEVLQALVPIVRVLRLVDGEGSTSGYLYDAMERAKEAIKCRLGNNQNKFMRIWDLFDERRNENIIHPIHAAAALLNPAYMCREGFRESREMKDGIGFMFENLILPEEKEDFLKQVQLYRSRSTLIFNSTALMMLKTSHPRVWWDYCGDPLPLLRKNVVRILSQPCSSSSCERNWSTYETARAKKRNRLSSEILDNLVYTIRNTLAMKKWSTLESQDLEPIDLEKLHELSEYIDNGKGGDGDDGVEIKENSLTNLDLL